A region of Leclercia adecarboxylata DNA encodes the following proteins:
- the kdpD gene encoding two-component system sensor histidine kinase KdpD: protein MIDEPQRPDPDKLLEQAATPHRGKLKIFFGACAGVGKTFAMLSEAQRLRAQGLDILIGVAETHGRQETAALLAGLATQPPRRIHHRGRLVTEFDLDAALARRPALILMDELAHTNAPGSRHPKRWQDVEELLEAGIDVFTTVNVQHLESLNDVVSGVTGIQVRETVPDPFFDGADEVVLVDLPPDDLRQRLHEGKVYIAGQAERAIEHFFRKGNLIALRELALRRAADRVDDQMRAWRDRQGEEKVWHTRDAILLCIGHGSGNEKLVRTAARLAAKFGSVWHAVYVETPQLHRLPENQRRAILAALRLAQELGAETATLAEQAEEKAILRYAREHNLGKIVIGRRARRRRFSHQSFADRLAQRAPDLDLLIVALDDKPAPLPARAPDNRTFSDKWRIQLRGCMVAVLLCALITFVASQWLPGFDAANLVMIYLLGVVLVALFYGRWPSVLATVINVISFDLFFIAPRGTLAVSDVQYVLTFAVMLAVGLLIGNLTAGVRYQARIARYREQRTRHLYEMSKALAVGRTPQDIVQTSQQFIHSTFNARSLILLPDAEGKLGPLTPASGMTPWDEAIALWSFDKGQPAGAGTDTLPGVPWQILPLQSQGVVVVEPSNLRQLMIPEQQRLLETFTLLVASALERLALTASEEQARLASERESIRNSLLAALSHDLRTPLTVLFGQSEILTLDLAAEGSRHAMQASEIRQHVLNTTRLVNNLLDMARIQSGGFNLKKEWLTLEEVIGSALKMLEPGLGGRYIALEMSAPLALIHVDGPLFERVLINLLENAAKYAGSKAQIGIQASVTPDTLQLEVWDSGPGIPAGQEQAIFDKFARGNKESAIPGVGLGLAICQAIVEVHGGTITAHNRLEGGAVFCVTLPLDAPPELNEFPEDL from the coding sequence ATGATCGACGAGCCTCAGCGCCCGGACCCGGACAAACTGCTGGAGCAGGCCGCCACGCCCCATCGCGGCAAGCTGAAAATCTTCTTCGGCGCCTGCGCGGGCGTCGGGAAGACCTTCGCCATGCTGAGCGAAGCCCAGCGTCTGCGCGCCCAGGGGCTCGATATTCTGATCGGCGTGGCGGAAACTCACGGACGTCAGGAGACCGCCGCCCTGCTGGCCGGGCTGGCCACCCAGCCGCCCCGGCGCATCCATCATCGTGGGCGTCTGGTGACGGAATTCGATCTCGATGCCGCCCTCGCCCGCCGCCCGGCGCTGATCCTGATGGACGAACTGGCGCACACCAATGCCCCCGGCTCGCGCCATCCCAAACGCTGGCAGGATGTCGAGGAGCTACTGGAGGCGGGCATTGATGTTTTCACCACCGTGAACGTCCAGCATCTGGAGAGCCTCAACGACGTGGTCAGCGGCGTCACCGGCATTCAGGTGCGGGAGACCGTCCCGGACCCGTTTTTCGATGGGGCGGACGAAGTGGTGCTGGTGGATCTGCCTCCGGACGATCTGCGCCAGCGCCTGCATGAGGGCAAGGTCTACATCGCCGGGCAGGCCGAGCGGGCAATTGAGCACTTCTTCCGTAAAGGTAATTTGATCGCCCTGCGCGAGCTGGCGCTGCGCCGCGCCGCCGACCGGGTGGACGACCAGATGCGGGCCTGGCGCGACCGTCAGGGCGAGGAGAAAGTCTGGCATACCCGGGATGCGATTTTGCTCTGCATTGGTCACGGCAGCGGTAATGAAAAGCTGGTGCGCACCGCCGCGCGTCTGGCGGCTAAATTTGGCAGCGTCTGGCACGCCGTCTACGTCGAGACGCCGCAGCTGCACCGTCTGCCGGAGAACCAGCGCCGCGCCATTCTTGCGGCCCTGCGCCTGGCCCAGGAGCTGGGCGCAGAAACCGCCACCCTGGCCGAGCAGGCGGAAGAGAAAGCCATTCTGCGCTACGCCCGGGAGCACAACCTCGGCAAGATTGTCATCGGCAGGCGCGCCCGCCGCCGCAGGTTCAGCCATCAGAGCTTTGCCGACAGGCTGGCGCAGCGGGCTCCCGACCTCGATCTCTTGATCGTCGCCCTGGACGACAAACCGGCCCCCCTGCCCGCCAGAGCCCCGGATAACCGGACGTTCAGCGACAAATGGCGGATCCAGCTGCGCGGCTGCATGGTGGCGGTGCTGCTCTGCGCCCTGATCACCTTTGTTGCCAGCCAGTGGCTACCCGGCTTCGATGCCGCCAACCTTGTGATGATCTACCTGCTGGGGGTAGTGCTTGTGGCGCTGTTTTACGGCCGCTGGCCCTCGGTGCTGGCGACGGTCATCAACGTCATCAGCTTCGATCTCTTTTTCATCGCCCCTCGCGGCACCCTGGCAGTGTCGGATGTCCAGTACGTCCTCACCTTCGCCGTGATGCTGGCGGTGGGTCTGCTTATCGGTAACCTGACGGCAGGAGTGCGCTATCAGGCGCGGATCGCCCGCTATCGCGAGCAGCGCACCCGCCATCTGTATGAGATGTCGAAAGCGCTGGCGGTGGGCCGCACGCCGCAGGATATCGTCCAGACCAGCCAGCAGTTTATTCACTCCACCTTCAACGCCCGCAGCCTGATCCTGCTCCCGGATGCGGAAGGCAAGCTGGGCCCGCTGACCCCGGCCTCGGGGATGACTCCGTGGGATGAGGCCATTGCCCTCTGGAGCTTCGATAAAGGCCAGCCTGCGGGTGCGGGCACCGACACCCTGCCGGGCGTGCCCTGGCAGATCCTGCCGTTACAGAGCCAGGGGGTGGTGGTTGTGGAACCATCCAACCTGCGCCAGCTGATGATCCCCGAGCAGCAGCGGCTACTGGAGACCTTTACCCTGCTGGTGGCAAGCGCCCTGGAGCGGCTGGCGCTCACCGCCAGCGAAGAGCAGGCGCGGTTAGCCAGCGAGCGTGAGAGCATTCGCAACTCGCTGCTGGCGGCCCTCTCCCACGATCTGCGTACGCCCCTGACGGTGCTGTTCGGCCAGTCGGAGATCCTGACCCTCGACCTGGCGGCTGAAGGCTCCCGCCACGCCATGCAGGCCAGCGAGATCCGCCAGCACGTGCTCAACACCACCCGGCTGGTGAATAACCTGCTGGATATGGCGCGGATCCAGTCCGGCGGCTTTAATCTCAAAAAAGAGTGGCTGACGCTGGAAGAGGTAATTGGCAGCGCCTTAAAAATGCTGGAGCCGGGGCTCGGGGGGCGGTATATCGCGCTGGAGATGTCGGCCCCGCTGGCGCTGATCCACGTTGACGGACCGCTGTTCGAGCGGGTGCTGATCAACCTGCTGGAGAACGCCGCTAAATACGCGGGTAGCAAAGCGCAAATTGGCATCCAGGCCAGCGTCACGCCCGATACGTTACAGCTGGAGGTATGGGATAGCGGTCCGGGCATTCCGGCGGGCCAGGAACAGGCTATCTTTGATAAGTTCGCCCGGGGTAATAAGGAGTCTGCCATTCCCGGCGTGGGGCTGGGGCTGGCGATTTGCCAGGCGATTGTTGAGGTACACGGCGGCACCATCACGGCCCATAACCGCCTCGAAGGCGGGGCGGTATTTTGTGTTACACTGCCGCTCGATGCGCCACCCGAACTGAATGAATTTCCAGAGGATCTGTGA
- the seqA gene encoding replication initiation negative regulator SeqA has translation MKTIEVDDELYQYIASQTRHIGESASDILRRMLKIAAASQPAAPAIKETRQPVAVAQEKPLSPVKDKVRAMRELLLSDEYAEQKKAVNRFMLVLTTLYSLDNNAFADATESLHGRTRVYFAGDEQTLLQNGNQTKPKHLPGTPYWVITNTNTGRKRSMIEHIMQSMQFPVELIDKVCGTI, from the coding sequence ATGAAAACAATCGAAGTTGATGACGAGCTTTATCAGTATATTGCCAGCCAGACGCGGCATATCGGTGAGAGCGCGTCCGACATTTTACGGCGCATGCTGAAAATTGCCGCCGCCTCTCAGCCTGCCGCTCCGGCCATCAAAGAGACGCGCCAGCCTGTTGCCGTAGCGCAGGAAAAGCCGCTGTCGCCTGTCAAAGACAAAGTGCGTGCGATGCGCGAATTGCTGCTTTCTGACGAATACGCTGAGCAGAAGAAAGCAGTTAACCGCTTTATGCTGGTGCTGACTACACTCTATTCACTGGATAACAACGCGTTTGCCGATGCGACGGAATCCCTGCATGGCCGTACCCGCGTCTATTTCGCGGGTGACGAGCAGACGCTGTTACAGAATGGCAATCAAACTAAACCCAAGCACCTGCCTGGTACACCGTACTGGGTGATCACCAATACCAATACCGGACGTAAGCGCAGCATGATCGAACACATCATGCAGTCGATGCAGTTCCCGGTGGAATTGATTGATAAGGTTTGCGGTACTATCTAA
- the ybfF gene encoding esterase, translating to MKLNTRAQSAQSPHNNSPIVLVHGLFGSLDNLGVLARDLVTDHALLQVDMRNHGLSPRSPQMTYADMAQDLLDTLDEHHIEKAILIGHSMGGKAVMALTALAPERIAGLVVIDVAPVDYDVRRHDEIFAAINAVTDAGVSTRQQAAALMREHLDEEGVVQFLLKSFVDGEWRFNVPVLWDQYDHIVGWESVPAWPHPTLFITGGNSPYVTEAYRDALLAQFPLARAHVIAGAGHWVHAEKPDAVLRAIRRYLADINN from the coding sequence ATGAAATTGAATACCCGAGCGCAATCTGCACAATCGCCGCACAATAATTCTCCCATCGTCCTGGTTCATGGCCTGTTTGGTAGCCTGGATAACCTTGGCGTGCTGGCACGGGATCTGGTGACCGACCACGCGCTGCTGCAGGTGGATATGCGCAACCACGGTCTGTCGCCGCGCTCGCCGCAGATGACCTACGCTGACATGGCGCAGGATCTGCTGGATACGCTGGATGAACACCATATCGAAAAAGCGATCCTGATTGGCCATTCGATGGGCGGCAAAGCGGTGATGGCGCTGACGGCTCTTGCGCCAGAGCGTATCGCCGGCCTGGTGGTGATCGACGTAGCGCCGGTAGATTATGACGTGCGCCGCCACGATGAGATCTTCGCCGCCATTAATGCCGTGACGGACGCGGGCGTCAGCACCCGCCAGCAGGCTGCCGCGCTGATGCGTGAGCATCTGGACGAAGAAGGCGTGGTGCAGTTCCTGCTGAAATCCTTTGTGGACGGCGAGTGGCGCTTCAACGTGCCGGTGCTGTGGGATCAGTATGACCATATCGTCGGCTGGGAGTCGGTTCCGGCGTGGCCGCACCCGACCCTCTTTATTACCGGCGGCAACTCGCCCTATGTAACCGAAGCGTATCGTGATGCGCTGCTGGCGCAATTCCCCCTGGCGCGTGCGCATGTGATTGCCGGGGCCGGGCACTGGGTTCATGCCGAAAAACCGGACGCGGTGCTGCGCGCCATCCGTCGGTACCTCGCTGACATCAATAATTGA
- the ybfE gene encoding LexA regulated protein: MAKEHTDRTTIDLFANERRPGRPKTNPLSRDEQLRINKRNQLKRDKSRGLKRVELKLNADAVDALNELANAREISRSELIEEMLISQLEKWHGKA, translated from the coding sequence ATGGCCAAAGAACACACGGACCGCACGACAATAGATCTGTTCGCGAATGAGCGTCGCCCGGGACGACCGAAAACCAATCCGCTTTCGCGTGATGAACAGCTGCGCATCAACAAGCGCAATCAGCTTAAACGCGATAAAAGCCGCGGGCTTAAACGCGTCGAGCTGAAACTGAATGCTGACGCCGTCGATGCGCTGAACGAGCTGGCGAATGCCCGTGAGATCAGCCGCAGTGAGCTTATTGAAGAGATGCTGATTTCACAGCTTGAGAAATGGCACGGTAAAGCTTAA
- the fur gene encoding ferric iron uptake transcriptional regulator has protein sequence MTDNNTALKKAGLKVTLPRLKILEVLQGPDNHHVSAEDLYKRLIDMGEEIGLATVYRVLNQFDDAGIVTRHNFEGGKSVFELTQQHHHDHLICLDCGKVIEFSDDSIESRQREIAARHGIRLTNHSLYLYGHCAEGDCREDDHAHDAK, from the coding sequence ATGACTGACAACAACACCGCATTAAAGAAGGCCGGACTGAAAGTCACGCTTCCACGGTTAAAAATCCTGGAAGTGCTTCAGGGTCCGGATAACCATCATGTCAGTGCGGAAGACTTATACAAACGTCTGATCGACATGGGCGAAGAGATTGGTCTGGCTACCGTTTACCGTGTACTGAACCAGTTCGACGATGCAGGCATCGTTACGCGTCATAATTTCGAAGGCGGTAAATCCGTATTCGAACTGACGCAGCAGCATCACCACGATCACCTGATTTGCCTTGACTGCGGCAAAGTGATCGAATTCAGCGACGACTCTATCGAATCCCGTCAGCGTGAAATTGCCGCACGTCATGGCATTCGTCTGACCAACCACAGTCTGTACCTGTATGGCCACTGCGCCGAAGGTGACTGCCGCGAAGATGACCACGCGCACGACGCGAAATAA
- the chiQ gene encoding ChiQ/YbfN family lipoprotein, protein MKKIVLVALLASGLTACAQPQTQKEDTRLKEAYSACINTAEGSPEKIEACQSVLNVLREDKAHEQFATQETVRVADYQACIMARKTGNNQDVTKNCDKIWQEIRSNNGK, encoded by the coding sequence CTGAAAAAAATCGTACTGGTCGCGCTGCTGGCATCAGGACTGACCGCCTGCGCACAACCGCAGACCCAGAAAGAAGACACCCGTCTTAAAGAGGCCTACAGTGCCTGTATCAATACTGCTGAAGGCTCGCCAGAAAAAATTGAAGCCTGCCAGAGCGTGCTGAACGTGCTGCGCGAGGATAAGGCGCACGAACAGTTTGCGACCCAGGAGACCGTGAGAGTGGCCGATTACCAGGCCTGTATCATGGCGCGTAAAACGGGTAACAATCAGGACGTCACCAAAAACTGCGATAAGATCTGGCAGGAGATCCGTAGCAACAACGGTAAGTAA
- the kdpE gene encoding two-component system response regulator KdpE — protein sequence MINVLIVEDELAISRFLRAALEGEGLRVHDAGTLQRGLIEAATRKPDLVILDLGLPDGDGLDFIREVRQWSQMPIIVLSARLEETDKIAALDAGADDYLSKPFGIGELQARLRVALRRHATTAPVDPVYTFSDIRVDLAARRIQQGNAEIHLTPIEFRLLAVLLNNHGKVLTQRQLLSQVWGPNAVEHSHYLRIYMGHLRQKLEVDPARPRHLLTETGIGYRFML from the coding sequence GTGATTAACGTCCTGATTGTTGAAGATGAACTCGCCATCAGCCGTTTTCTGCGCGCCGCGCTGGAAGGCGAAGGGTTGCGCGTTCATGACGCCGGGACGCTACAGCGGGGCCTGATTGAAGCCGCCACCCGCAAGCCGGACCTGGTGATCCTCGACTTAGGTCTGCCGGACGGCGACGGCCTCGATTTTATCCGCGAAGTGCGCCAGTGGAGCCAGATGCCGATCATCGTGCTCTCTGCGCGACTGGAAGAGACCGACAAAATTGCCGCCCTCGATGCCGGTGCCGACGACTATCTCAGCAAGCCGTTTGGCATTGGCGAACTTCAGGCGCGACTGCGCGTTGCCCTGCGCCGCCACGCAACCACCGCCCCCGTCGACCCGGTGTATACCTTTTCCGATATCCGCGTCGATCTGGCGGCACGGCGTATTCAGCAGGGGAACGCGGAAATCCACCTGACGCCCATCGAATTTCGCCTGCTGGCGGTTCTGCTCAACAATCACGGCAAAGTCCTTACCCAACGTCAGCTGTTAAGCCAGGTCTGGGGACCGAATGCGGTGGAGCATAGTCACTACCTGCGCATATATATGGGGCATCTTCGTCAGAAACTCGAAGTGGATCCCGCGCGCCCCCGCCATTTATTAACTGAAACCGGTATCGGTTATCGGTTTATGCTTTGA
- the kdpC gene encoding potassium-transporting ATPase subunit KdpC, whose product MAMLRPAILLFILLALITGGLYPLMTTALGQWWFHDQANGSLIRQQGEIRGSRLIGQNFTAAGYFHGRPSATAESPYNPMASGGSNLAGSNPALDNTVRTRVAQLRAANPQASPAVPVELVTASGSGLDYSLTPQAVAWQIPRVAQARQLSSEQLSQLVAAHTQKPLFSAMGNPVVNIVELNLALDALRKE is encoded by the coding sequence ATGGCTATGTTACGCCCCGCTATACTGTTGTTTATTCTGCTGGCCCTGATCACCGGCGGGCTCTATCCGCTGATGACCACCGCGCTGGGTCAGTGGTGGTTTCACGACCAGGCCAACGGATCGCTTATCCGCCAGCAGGGGGAGATCCGCGGTTCCCGATTGATTGGACAGAACTTTACCGCGGCGGGTTACTTTCACGGGCGTCCTTCCGCTACGGCAGAGAGCCCGTATAATCCTATGGCCTCGGGCGGCAGCAACCTGGCGGGCAGCAACCCCGCGCTGGATAACACCGTTCGCACGCGGGTGGCGCAATTGCGCGCCGCCAACCCGCAGGCCAGCCCGGCGGTGCCGGTTGAACTGGTGACCGCCTCCGGTAGCGGGCTGGACTACAGCCTGACCCCGCAGGCCGTTGCCTGGCAGATCCCGCGCGTCGCGCAGGCGCGTCAGCTCAGCAGCGAACAGCTCAGCCAGCTGGTTGCCGCGCATACGCAAAAGCCGTTGTTCAGCGCCATGGGCAATCCGGTGGTGAATATCGTTGAATTAAATCTGGCGCTGGACGCGCTAAGGAAAGAGTAA
- the fldA gene encoding flavodoxin FldA yields MAIIGIFFGSDTGNTENIAKNIQKQLGKDVADVHDIAKSSKEDIEGYDILLLGIPTWYYGEAQCDWDDFFPSLEEIDFNGKLVALFGCGDQEDYAEYFCDALGTIRDIIEPRGAVIVGHWPTAGYHFEASKGLADDNNFVGLAIDEDRQPELTAERVDKWVKQVREELHLDDILNA; encoded by the coding sequence ATGGCAATCATCGGCATTTTTTTCGGCAGCGACACGGGTAACACCGAAAATATCGCAAAAAACATTCAAAAACAGCTAGGTAAAGACGTTGCCGATGTGCATGACATTGCGAAAAGCAGCAAAGAAGATATCGAAGGTTACGATATCCTGCTGCTGGGCATCCCGACCTGGTACTACGGCGAAGCGCAGTGCGACTGGGACGACTTCTTCCCGTCTCTGGAAGAGATCGATTTCAACGGCAAACTGGTTGCCCTGTTCGGCTGTGGCGATCAGGAAGACTACGCGGAGTACTTCTGCGATGCGCTGGGCACTATTCGCGACATCATTGAACCGCGCGGCGCCGTCATCGTCGGCCACTGGCCAACGGCCGGTTACCACTTCGAAGCGTCCAAAGGTCTGGCCGATGATAACAACTTCGTCGGTCTCGCCATTGATGAAGACCGCCAGCCGGAACTGACCGCTGAGCGTGTAGATAAATGGGTTAAGCAGGTCCGCGAAGAGTTGCACCTCGACGATATTCTTAATGCCTGA
- the pgm gene encoding phosphoglucomutase (alpha-D-glucose-1,6-bisphosphate-dependent) has translation MANHNRAGQPAQQSDLINVAQLTAQYYVLKPEVGNAEHAVKFGTSGHRGSAVRHSFNEPHILAIAQAIAEERAKNGVTGPCYVGKDTHALSEPAFISVLEVLAANGVDVVIQENNGYTPTPAVSNAILVHNQKGGAQADGIVITPSHNPPEDGGIKYNPPNGGPADTNVTKVVEDRANALLADGLKGVKRISLDEAMASGHVKEQDLVQPFVEGLADIVDMAAIQKAGLKLGVDPLGGSGIEYWKRIAEHYKLDLTIVNDHVDQTFRFMHLDKDGAIRMDCSSECAMAGLLALRDKFDLAFANDPDYDRHGIVTPAGLMNPNHYLAVAINYLFQHRPQWGAEVAVGKTLVSSAMIDRVVNDLGRKLVEVPVGFKWFVDGLFDGSFGFGGEESAGASFLRFNGTPWSTDKDGIIMCLLAAEITAVTGKNPQEHYDELAARFGAPSYNRLQASATSAQKAALSKLSPEMVSASTLAGDPITARLTAAPGNGASIGGLKVMTENGWFAARPSGTEDAYKIYCESFLGAEHRQQIEKEAVEIVSEVLKNA, from the coding sequence ATGGCAAATCACAATCGTGCGGGTCAACCTGCACAACAGAGCGATTTGATTAACGTCGCCCAGCTTACCGCGCAGTACTACGTGCTGAAGCCGGAAGTGGGTAACGCAGAACACGCAGTTAAGTTTGGTACATCCGGCCACCGCGGCAGTGCGGTTCGCCACAGCTTTAACGAGCCGCATATTCTGGCCATTGCTCAGGCCATCGCGGAAGAGCGCGCTAAAAATGGCGTCACCGGTCCGTGCTACGTGGGTAAAGATACGCACGCCCTGTCAGAGCCTGCTTTTATTTCCGTGCTGGAAGTGCTGGCCGCTAACGGCGTGGACGTCGTGATTCAGGAAAACAACGGCTATACGCCGACCCCTGCCGTCTCTAATGCCATTCTGGTGCATAACCAGAAGGGTGGGGCGCAGGCTGACGGCATTGTGATTACGCCGTCCCACAACCCGCCGGAAGATGGCGGTATCAAATACAACCCACCCAATGGCGGCCCGGCTGACACCAACGTCACCAAAGTGGTGGAAGATCGTGCCAATGCCCTGCTGGCCGACGGCCTGAAAGGCGTGAAGCGTATCTCCCTGGACGAAGCGATGGCCTCCGGCCATGTGAAAGAGCAGGATCTGGTGCAGCCGTTCGTTGAAGGGCTGGCGGATATCGTCGATATGGCGGCGATCCAGAAAGCCGGTCTCAAACTTGGCGTCGACCCGCTCGGCGGTTCCGGTATCGAATACTGGAAACGTATTGCGGAGCACTACAAGCTGGATCTGACCATCGTTAACGATCATGTCGATCAGACCTTCCGCTTTATGCACCTGGATAAAGACGGCGCAATCCGTATGGACTGCTCCTCCGAGTGCGCAATGGCCGGTCTGCTGGCGCTGCGCGACAAGTTCGACCTCGCGTTTGCTAACGACCCGGACTACGACCGTCACGGCATCGTCACCCCTGCGGGCCTGATGAATCCAAACCACTATTTGGCCGTGGCGATCAACTATCTGTTCCAGCATCGTCCACAGTGGGGCGCAGAGGTTGCCGTAGGCAAGACCCTGGTCTCCTCCGCAATGATCGACCGCGTGGTTAACGACCTGGGCCGTAAGCTGGTGGAAGTACCGGTTGGCTTCAAATGGTTTGTTGACGGTCTGTTCGACGGCAGCTTCGGCTTTGGCGGCGAAGAGAGCGCGGGCGCATCCTTCCTGCGCTTCAACGGCACGCCGTGGTCCACCGATAAAGACGGCATCATCATGTGCCTGCTGGCAGCGGAGATCACCGCCGTTACCGGTAAGAACCCGCAGGAGCACTACGATGAGCTCGCAGCCCGTTTCGGTGCCCCGAGCTACAACCGTCTGCAGGCCTCTGCCACCTCCGCCCAGAAAGCGGCGCTGTCTAAACTGTCACCAGAAATGGTCAGCGCCAGTACCCTGGCGGGTGACCCGATCACCGCGCGTCTGACCGCAGCACCGGGTAACGGCGCGTCGATTGGCGGCCTGAAGGTGATGACCGAAAACGGCTGGTTCGCGGCGCGTCCATCCGGTACGGAAGATGCGTACAAGATCTACTGTGAAAGCTTCCTCGGCGCGGAACACCGCCAGCAGATTGAGAAAGAAGCGGTAGAGATTGTCAGCGAAGTACTGAAGAACGCGTAA